Proteins from one Natrinema salinisoli genomic window:
- a CDS encoding ADP-ribosylglycohydrolase family protein — translation MNQDRAEGVLLGLACGDALGRPVEFKGTDRIAAEYGTLTGMVGNGTWGQPAGTITDDTEQALCIARSLAEHDEFEPADVADRFVQWYDSGPFDIGNMTRRSLEQLKRGRAWDEAGRQVWEASSEGNNAGNGSVMRCPPLSIAYHDDRETLTRVSRQSSVITHADPRCTYGCAILNLTIAGLLNDESEPLSSALNAIRGDAPDELCSALDPIANDDRPETLQTSGYVVHTLQTALADALTADSAESAIVTTVNRGGDTDTIGAVAGAVAGARFGASDLPGGWLSSIDERDELAQLALQLRN, via the coding sequence ATGAATCAAGACCGTGCTGAAGGGGTCCTCCTTGGACTCGCCTGTGGTGATGCACTCGGTCGTCCGGTGGAATTCAAAGGCACTGACCGGATCGCGGCTGAGTACGGAACGCTCACTGGAATGGTCGGCAACGGCACGTGGGGTCAACCAGCTGGGACTATCACCGACGATACGGAGCAGGCGCTCTGTATCGCTCGTAGTCTCGCCGAACACGACGAATTCGAACCCGCTGACGTCGCCGACCGGTTCGTACAGTGGTACGACAGCGGCCCCTTCGATATCGGGAATATGACGCGTCGCTCACTCGAACAACTGAAGCGAGGTCGCGCGTGGGACGAGGCAGGCCGGCAGGTTTGGGAGGCGAGTTCCGAAGGCAACAACGCCGGCAACGGTAGCGTGATGCGATGTCCGCCGCTCTCCATTGCGTATCACGACGATCGAGAGACACTCACTCGAGTGAGTCGACAGTCCTCGGTGATCACACACGCCGATCCCCGATGTACATACGGGTGTGCCATTCTGAATCTTACAATCGCAGGGCTCCTGAACGACGAATCGGAGCCACTCTCGAGCGCACTGAACGCGATTCGAGGAGACGCTCCCGATGAGTTGTGCTCGGCACTCGATCCGATTGCCAACGACGACCGACCCGAAACACTGCAGACGTCTGGATACGTCGTGCACACGCTTCAGACGGCACTCGCTGACGCACTCACGGCCGATAGCGCCGAGAGCGCGATCGTTACCACGGTCAACCGCGGCGGGGACACCGACACTATCGGTGCGGTCGCCGGCGCCGTCGCCGGAGCACGATTTGGTGCAAGTGATCTTCCGGGGGGCTGGCTGTCATCGATCGATGAACGCGACGAACTGGCTCAGCTCGCATTGCAACTCCGAAATTAG
- a CDS encoding sodium-dependent transporter: MVRESWSSRAGFILAAVGSAVGLGNIWRFPWMTAENGGSAFLLLYLLIVLLVGVPGLLAAFVIGRRSNRNPVGAFKSLGGSGFWTALGVLCVVTSIILMSFYSVVGGWILRYFLESATGAYFADPETHFAAISYGAEAFGYQLAVLAATSLIVAAGIRRGIEAATKVMIPGVVVLLIGLSIWAARQPGAAQGYEFYLTFDGAYLAENFLSVLGAAAGQALFTLSIGSGTMITYASYIDDDRSLPLDASAIAAFNLGIGILAGFVVFPLLFSFAAGPTEGGPGALFIGIAGAFASLPGGRLLGAVFFLVVLLAALTSLISMLEIPVSFLVDEFDLERSTATRGLFALIVFTGGVNAFSPAVFTLFANHLVDLLLVLGLTGFMVYTAWVLGPAAVKEYLEGAGQLSRPLVVPWRYAIGTLFPVFLLFTFYADIAALVGLSAGTGLLLVAALLTVMALVLVARRSVSENRPQPSESTD, translated from the coding sequence ATGGTACGTGAGAGTTGGTCGAGTCGCGCGGGATTTATCCTGGCCGCGGTCGGAAGCGCGGTCGGACTGGGGAACATCTGGCGATTTCCCTGGATGACCGCGGAGAACGGCGGGAGCGCCTTTCTGCTGTTGTATCTGCTCATCGTTCTCCTCGTCGGGGTGCCGGGATTGCTGGCCGCATTCGTGATCGGTCGACGGTCGAATCGGAACCCAGTGGGGGCGTTCAAATCGCTCGGCGGATCGGGTTTCTGGACGGCGTTGGGCGTGCTCTGTGTCGTCACCTCGATCATACTGATGTCGTTCTACAGCGTCGTCGGCGGATGGATCCTTCGGTACTTCCTCGAGAGCGCGACGGGTGCCTATTTCGCGGATCCCGAAACCCACTTCGCGGCGATCAGCTACGGTGCCGAAGCGTTCGGCTACCAACTCGCCGTCCTCGCGGCCACGTCTCTGATCGTCGCCGCGGGGATCAGACGCGGCATCGAGGCGGCGACGAAGGTAATGATCCCCGGCGTCGTCGTATTGCTCATTGGACTTTCGATCTGGGCGGCCCGACAACCCGGCGCCGCGCAGGGGTACGAGTTCTACCTCACATTCGACGGTGCCTACCTCGCTGAGAACTTCCTATCGGTACTGGGAGCGGCCGCCGGCCAGGCGCTGTTCACGCTCTCGATCGGCAGCGGGACGATGATCACCTACGCCTCCTACATTGACGACGACCGCTCGCTGCCCCTCGACGCCTCGGCTATCGCCGCGTTCAATCTCGGTATCGGCATCCTGGCCGGATTCGTGGTGTTCCCGTTGCTGTTTTCCTTCGCGGCGGGACCGACTGAGGGCGGCCCCGGCGCCCTGTTCATCGGTATCGCCGGCGCGTTCGCGAGCCTGCCCGGCGGGCGACTTCTCGGCGCGGTCTTCTTCCTCGTCGTTCTCCTCGCAGCCCTGACGAGTCTGATCAGCATGCTCGAGATTCCAGTCTCGTTTCTGGTTGACGAATTCGATCTCGAGCGGTCGACGGCAACCCGAGGTCTATTTGCGCTGATCGTATTCACCGGCGGTGTGAACGCATTCAGCCCTGCGGTGTTTACGCTGTTCGCGAACCACCTCGTCGATCTACTCTTGGTGCTTGGCCTGACCGGGTTCATGGTGTACACGGCTTGGGTCCTCGGTCCGGCTGCGGTCAAAGAGTACCTCGAAGGTGCGGGACAGCTCTCACGCCCGCTGGTGGTCCCGTGGCGATACGCGATCGGGACGCTCTTCCCGGTGTTTCTCCTCTTTACGTTCTACGCCGACATCGCGGCTCTGGTCGGGCTCTCAGCGGGAACGGGACTGTTGTTGGTCGCGGCGCTGCTGACGGTGATGGCACTCGTCCTAGTGGCCCGCCGTTCCGTCTCCGAAAACCGACCGCAACCAAGCGAGAGTACAGACTAA
- a CDS encoding DUF6691 family protein, which produces MPLILLGGFIFGFGLGFSQMARPEVVLDFLQFEDFGLLFVMFGAAIVSGIAFAVMPRISDAAPLTGDRYERRLKSFDRNVLVGGGIFGVGWGLSGICPGAAYASLGVGNVTILWALAGMFVGAYLQGYWRSQTADAGAAAAGAD; this is translated from the coding sequence ATGCCGCTGATCCTGCTCGGGGGTTTCATCTTCGGGTTCGGACTCGGGTTCAGCCAGATGGCGCGGCCGGAGGTCGTGCTGGACTTCCTGCAGTTCGAGGACTTCGGACTGCTGTTCGTGATGTTCGGCGCGGCGATCGTCTCCGGGATCGCCTTCGCGGTGATGCCGCGGATCAGCGACGCGGCGCCGTTGACGGGCGACCGGTACGAGCGCCGGCTGAAGTCGTTCGACCGAAACGTCCTGGTCGGCGGCGGGATTTTCGGCGTCGGCTGGGGCCTCTCGGGCATCTGCCCGGGTGCGGCCTACGCCAGCCTCGGCGTCGGTAACGTGACGATCCTCTGGGCGCTCGCCGGTATGTTCGTCGGCGCGTACCTCCAGGGGTACTGGCGCAGCCAGACGGCCGACGCCGGTGCCGCAGCAGCCGGCGCGGACTAA
- a CDS encoding helix-turn-helix domain-containing protein: protein MPDSMSEQLRQDMECEGLLECFHGLKQLDRDCFQALVETEEPLTVDEIAEAVDRERSTAYRAVQRLLQTGFIQKEQVNYEQGGYYHVYEPTDPSKIADDMQRMLNDWYAKMGQLIGEFETKYEQHDAASASAES from the coding sequence ATGCCAGATTCGATGTCCGAACAACTCAGGCAGGATATGGAGTGCGAGGGACTCCTCGAGTGTTTCCACGGGCTCAAACAACTCGACAGGGACTGCTTCCAGGCGCTCGTCGAAACCGAAGAGCCGCTCACCGTCGACGAGATCGCCGAGGCCGTCGACCGCGAACGGTCGACCGCCTACCGGGCAGTGCAGCGGCTGCTCCAGACCGGCTTCATCCAGAAGGAGCAGGTCAACTACGAGCAGGGCGGCTACTACCACGTCTACGAGCCGACCGACCCCTCGAAGATCGCCGACGACATGCAGCGAATGCTCAACGACTGGTACGCGAAGATGGGCCAGCTCATCGGCGAGTTCGAGACGAAGTACGAGCAGCACGACGCCGCGTCGGCATCTGCTGAAAGTTAA
- a CDS encoding DUF7512 family protein, with protein MLAVSDLPAAVEAGVLIGAVLLEAIVLYVGYGLAEQAFGSAVIERLKGV; from the coding sequence ATGCTAGCTGTCAGTGATCTCCCCGCCGCCGTGGAGGCTGGAGTGCTGATCGGCGCCGTTCTGCTCGAAGCCATCGTCCTCTACGTGGGATACGGCCTCGCGGAACAGGCGTTCGGGAGTGCAGTGATCGAACGGCTCAAAGGGGTCTAA
- a CDS encoding inorganic phosphate transporter, translating to MYLATVVLFVVAALASLFMAWAIGAGSSGATPFAPAVGANAISTMRAAFVVGIFGFAGAITQGSNVSEAIGSGLVGDISLPATGVIVVLLIGAGLMAIGIWTGYPIATAFTVTGSVIGVGLALGGTPVWPKYAQIGTVWVLTPFIGGGIAYGIASVLPREDVPERYSISVLAGLVGAVLTNVEFAGLGPNGTASSLSGLARRTFGVDGLAIPVVLTLLVAAGIAVAVSLDIRRDKYGGLRRVLLSLGALVAFSAGGSQVGLAVGPLLPLLDDVGTISPLVVLAGGGLGILVGSWTGAPRMIKSLARDYSSLGPRRSISALVPSFLIAQLAVLLGVPVSFNEIVVSAIIGSGAAVGGGSAVSSRKMLVTVGAWAGSLVLALGLGYSSVVALPIG from the coding sequence ATGTATCTAGCCACCGTCGTTCTCTTCGTCGTCGCAGCGCTCGCCAGCCTGTTTATGGCGTGGGCCATCGGTGCCGGCTCCAGCGGCGCGACTCCCTTCGCACCGGCAGTTGGCGCGAACGCCATCTCGACGATGCGGGCGGCGTTCGTCGTCGGCATCTTCGGCTTCGCCGGCGCCATCACACAGGGATCGAACGTCTCGGAAGCCATCGGAAGCGGGCTCGTCGGCGACATCAGTCTCCCGGCGACGGGCGTCATCGTTGTCCTGCTGATCGGAGCCGGGCTGATGGCAATCGGTATCTGGACCGGCTACCCGATCGCGACGGCCTTCACCGTGACAGGTTCCGTCATCGGCGTCGGTCTCGCGCTCGGCGGGACGCCCGTCTGGCCGAAGTACGCCCAGATCGGGACGGTCTGGGTGCTGACACCGTTCATCGGCGGTGGGATCGCCTACGGGATCGCGAGCGTCCTCCCCCGAGAAGACGTCCCGGAGCGGTACAGCATCTCGGTGTTGGCGGGCCTCGTCGGCGCGGTGCTGACCAACGTCGAGTTCGCTGGCCTCGGCCCGAACGGGACGGCCAGCTCGCTGTCCGGCCTCGCGCGACGGACGTTCGGCGTCGACGGGCTCGCGATCCCGGTCGTCCTGACGCTGCTCGTCGCCGCCGGGATCGCCGTCGCGGTGTCGCTGGACATCCGGCGCGACAAGTACGGCGGACTGCGGCGCGTACTACTCTCGCTCGGTGCGCTCGTCGCGTTCTCGGCCGGGGGGAGCCAGGTCGGGCTAGCCGTCGGGCCGCTGCTCCCACTCCTCGATGACGTCGGGACGATCTCGCCGCTCGTCGTGCTCGCCGGCGGCGGGCTCGGCATCCTCGTCGGGTCGTGGACCGGCGCCCCGCGAATGATCAAGTCGCTCGCGCGGGACTACTCGTCGCTGGGGCCGCGCCGGTCGATCTCGGCGCTCGTTCCCTCGTTTCTCATCGCCCAGCTCGCCGTCCTGCTGGGCGTGCCCGTGTCGTTCAACGAAATCGTCGTCAGCGCGATTATCGGCAGCGGCGCGGCCGTCGGGGGCGGCAGCGCCGTCAGCTCGCGGAAGATGCTCGTGACCGTCGGCGCCTGGGCGGGGTCGCTCGTGCTCGCACTTGGCCTCGGTTACTCGTCGGTCGTCGCGTTGCCGATCGGCTGA
- a CDS encoding RPA12/RPB9/RPC11 RNA polymerase family protein → MQFCDECGSMMHTEGDTWVCRSCENEEPRDSQAESAMATQDGQRDDGAPAVADATQGSTETMQEPCPADDCDSDRAYSEMMPKPGGSYEVRLFTCVECGHKWRES, encoded by the coding sequence ATGCAATTCTGTGACGAGTGTGGTTCGATGATGCACACGGAGGGCGACACGTGGGTGTGTCGCTCCTGTGAGAACGAGGAGCCGCGGGACTCGCAAGCAGAATCGGCGATGGCGACCCAGGATGGACAGCGGGACGACGGGGCACCCGCCGTGGCCGACGCGACCCAGGGCTCCACCGAGACGATGCAGGAGCCCTGTCCGGCGGACGACTGCGACAGCGACCGGGCCTACTCCGAGATGATGCCGAAGCCGGGCGGGTCCTACGAGGTTCGGCTATTCACCTGCGTCGAGTGCGGTCACAAGTGGCGCGAGTCCTGA
- a CDS encoding YeeE/YedE family protein: MVVDPAPLQLAAELFPNGISRYAVGGLLVGLGAVVIYVGTGIAAGASTFLESTLSYVSDQSRFQRYVASRDWRVVFTLGIVLGGLAFAATVQSGLVTTSLYEAGTTGELYEVGGLTLWSTTVQPWRLFVGGVLVGIGTRIGKGCTSGHGVCGVGSASKTSLVGVATFLTVAIVTAQIVAALGVSP, translated from the coding sequence ATGGTCGTTGATCCAGCACCGCTCCAGCTGGCCGCCGAGCTGTTCCCCAACGGGATCAGCCGCTACGCCGTCGGCGGGCTGCTCGTCGGCCTCGGGGCGGTCGTGATCTACGTCGGGACGGGCATCGCCGCCGGCGCGAGCACGTTCCTCGAGTCGACGCTATCGTACGTCTCGGACCAATCGCGTTTCCAGCGGTACGTCGCCTCGCGCGACTGGCGCGTCGTGTTCACGCTCGGGATCGTCCTCGGCGGGCTGGCCTTTGCCGCGACCGTCCAGTCGGGGCTCGTTACGACATCGCTGTACGAGGCCGGAACGACCGGCGAGCTCTACGAGGTCGGCGGTCTGACGCTCTGGTCGACGACCGTCCAGCCCTGGCGGCTGTTCGTGGGCGGCGTCCTGGTCGGGATCGGCACCCGGATCGGCAAAGGGTGTACGTCCGGCCACGGCGTCTGTGGCGTCGGCTCGGCGTCGAAGACGTCGCTCGTCGGCGTCGCGACGTTCCTGACCGTCGCCATCGTGACCGCCCAGATCGTCGCTGCACTGGGGGTGAGCCCGTGA
- a CDS encoding MBL fold metallo-hydrolase, whose product MNADDFPTPDVEVETIAPETLKDRIDAGEEITLLDARMSSDYEEWRIDGETVESINVPYFEFLDDEIDEDVLERIPDEREVTVLCAKGGASEYVAGTLAERGYDVNHLENGMNGWASIYETVEVERYDGPGTLRQYQRPSSGCLGYLLYDDGEAVIVDPLRAFTDRYLDDADDLGVELKYAIDTHIHADHISGVRDLDAEGVEGVIPAAAVDRGVTYADELTRAEDGDTFDVGDATIEAVSTPGHTTGMTSYLLGDSLLATGDGLFVESVARPDLEEGDDGAPDAARMLYESLQERILTLDDDVLVGGAHFSDAAEPAEDGTYTAPIGQLLEDMDALTMEEDEFVELILSDMPPRPANYEEIIATNLGQESVDDDEAFTLELGPNNCAASQDSLAGD is encoded by the coding sequence ATGAACGCAGACGACTTTCCCACTCCGGACGTCGAGGTCGAAACGATCGCTCCGGAGACGCTGAAGGACCGCATCGACGCTGGCGAGGAGATCACGCTCCTCGACGCGCGAATGAGCTCGGACTACGAGGAGTGGCGCATCGACGGCGAGACCGTCGAGTCGATCAACGTCCCCTACTTCGAGTTCCTCGACGACGAGATAGACGAAGACGTCCTCGAGCGGATCCCCGACGAGCGCGAGGTCACCGTTCTGTGCGCAAAGGGCGGTGCCAGCGAGTACGTCGCGGGCACGCTCGCCGAACGTGGCTACGACGTCAACCACCTCGAGAACGGGATGAACGGCTGGGCCAGCATCTACGAAACCGTCGAGGTCGAGCGCTACGACGGTCCCGGGACGCTCCGACAGTACCAGCGTCCCTCCTCGGGCTGTCTGGGCTACCTGCTGTACGACGACGGCGAGGCCGTCATCGTCGACCCGCTGCGCGCCTTCACCGACCGGTACCTCGACGATGCCGACGATCTCGGTGTCGAGTTGAAGTACGCGATCGATACGCACATCCACGCGGACCACATCTCAGGCGTGCGCGATCTCGACGCCGAGGGCGTCGAGGGCGTCATCCCCGCGGCAGCGGTCGACCGCGGCGTCACCTACGCCGACGAGTTGACCCGGGCGGAGGACGGCGACACCTTCGACGTCGGCGACGCCACGATCGAGGCTGTCTCCACGCCCGGCCACACGACTGGGATGACCTCGTACCTGCTCGGCGACAGCCTGCTCGCGACCGGCGACGGGCTGTTCGTCGAATCGGTCGCCCGACCCGACCTCGAGGAGGGCGATGACGGCGCACCCGACGCCGCACGCATGCTCTACGAGTCCCTCCAGGAGCGAATCCTGACACTCGACGACGACGTGCTGGTCGGGGGCGCACACTTCAGCGACGCTGCCGAGCCCGCCGAGGACGGTACCTACACCGCGCCGATCGGCCAGCTCCTCGAAGACATGGACGCGCTCACGATGGAGGAAGACGAGTTCGTCGAGCTGATCCTCTCGGACATGCCGCCCCGGCCGGCCAACTACGAGGAGATCATCGCGACGAACCTCGGCCAGGAGTCGGTCGACGACGACGAGGCGTTCACGCTCGAGCTCGGTCCGAACAACTGCGCCGCCAGCCAGGACTCCCTGGCCGGTGATTGA
- a CDS encoding sulfurtransferase TusA family protein, translated as MSSEYDIAETLDVKGASCPMPVVKTKGAIDDLAEGEVLEVLATDPGSMSDIDGWASGTGGVELVDQSEGDDVYKHYVRKTE; from the coding sequence ATGAGTTCGGAATACGACATCGCGGAGACGCTCGACGTGAAAGGCGCATCGTGCCCTATGCCGGTCGTCAAGACGAAGGGCGCCATCGACGACCTGGCCGAAGGAGAGGTTCTCGAAGTGCTGGCGACCGACCCCGGCAGCATGAGCGACATCGACGGCTGGGCCTCGGGCACCGGCGGCGTCGAACTCGTCGACCAGTCGGAGGGCGACGACGTGTACAAGCACTACGTGCGGAAGACGGAGTAA
- a CDS encoding HD domain-containing protein — MSEDVVRAAFPELEVIEDDDLRAGVASAWATAIEENDVDDLSEVPWLPPTQRALGLEDELLVSHVRDVTACAVTLAETLLERREVDLSLDTVVAGALIHDVSKLAEFDGMAETPVYDLLGHPYYGVYVVAAVDLPVELAHIVLSHTSRTTVEPATIEAELVKRADEVAAAAIRSQATDDLRTA; from the coding sequence ATGAGCGAGGACGTAGTCCGGGCCGCATTCCCTGAACTCGAGGTGATCGAAGACGACGACCTGCGAGCAGGCGTCGCCAGTGCGTGGGCGACAGCCATCGAAGAGAACGACGTCGACGACCTTTCCGAGGTACCGTGGTTGCCCCCGACACAGCGTGCGTTGGGGTTGGAGGACGAACTACTGGTAAGCCACGTTCGGGACGTAACTGCCTGTGCTGTCACGCTTGCAGAGACGCTCCTCGAGCGGCGTGAGGTCGATCTCTCGTTGGATACTGTCGTTGCAGGTGCCCTTATCCACGACGTGAGCAAGCTCGCCGAATTCGACGGAATGGCTGAGACGCCGGTATACGACCTACTCGGGCATCCCTACTACGGAGTCTACGTTGTTGCAGCGGTGGACTTGCCAGTTGAACTTGCACACATCGTACTCTCCCATACGAGTCGAACGACGGTCGAGCCAGCGACGATCGAAGCGGAACTCGTCAAGCGGGCCGACGAAGTTGCGGCAGCTGCCATCCGGTCACAGGCGACAGACGACCTTCGAACTGCGTAA
- a CDS encoding sulfite exporter TauE/SafE family protein has protein sequence MEILGISLAVLVLFVGFGLLIGILFGFFGMGGSFLVTPALLVMGYPSRVAVGSGLAFVFGTSVIATLKHRDLGQVDYKLGVLMIAGTTAGIEVGKELVLHLEELGLAGSIISVTYVFLLGGIGVFVTSEALKGGDGGGVDHDAADAEVDDADIPDIAKKIQSYRVPPMMSLRGGISVSLWMILGVAFVTGLLSGFLGVGGGFIRMPALFYLIGVPVPIAVGTDLFEIVFSGGIGSFLYAMDGGVDLSIVLPLLAGSALGARIGSAATSIVDEEEIKVYFGLMLLGGSIAVAVRELGNVYGIPIFDTISLVLILGSALIVSGAVVYSSVAALREEPTSASPASD, from the coding sequence ATGGAGATACTGGGAATCAGTCTGGCAGTGTTGGTGCTGTTCGTCGGGTTCGGCCTGCTGATCGGGATCCTATTCGGGTTCTTCGGGATGGGCGGATCGTTCCTCGTCACGCCCGCTCTTCTCGTGATGGGCTATCCCTCGCGCGTCGCCGTCGGGAGCGGCCTGGCGTTCGTGTTCGGGACGTCCGTGATCGCGACGCTGAAGCACCGGGATCTCGGACAGGTCGACTACAAGCTCGGCGTGTTGATGATCGCCGGCACGACTGCCGGCATCGAAGTCGGTAAGGAACTCGTCCTCCACCTCGAAGAGCTGGGACTGGCTGGCAGCATCATCAGCGTCACCTACGTGTTCCTGCTGGGCGGCATCGGCGTCTTCGTAACCTCCGAGGCGCTGAAAGGCGGGGACGGCGGGGGCGTCGACCACGACGCCGCCGACGCCGAAGTTGACGATGCGGACATCCCCGATATCGCCAAGAAGATCCAGTCCTACCGCGTGCCGCCGATGATGAGCCTTCGCGGCGGTATCTCGGTGTCGCTGTGGATGATCCTCGGCGTTGCGTTCGTGACGGGGCTGCTGTCGGGCTTCCTCGGCGTAGGCGGCGGGTTCATCCGGATGCCCGCGCTGTTCTACCTGATTGGTGTGCCGGTGCCGATCGCCGTCGGAACGGACCTCTTCGAGATCGTCTTCTCGGGCGGGATCGGGAGCTTCCTCTACGCGATGGACGGCGGCGTCGACCTGTCGATCGTCCTCCCGCTGCTCGCCGGGAGCGCGCTCGGCGCGCGGATCGGTTCCGCCGCGACGAGCATCGTCGACGAGGAGGAGATCAAAGTGTACTTCGGGCTGATGCTGCTGGGCGGTTCGATCGCCGTCGCCGTCCGCGAACTCGGGAACGTCTACGGCATCCCGATCTTCGACACCATCAGTCTAGTGTTGATCCTCGGCTCGGCGCTGATAGTCAGCGGAGCGGTCGTCTACAGCAGCGTCGCCGCGCTGCGCGAGGAGCCCACGTCGGCATCGCCGGCCAGCGACTGA
- a CDS encoding DUF302 domain-containing protein, with the protein MTLPIDPAQIDPNEIGTEQTTLEMDHDEAIEHVREAFTDAGFGIPVEFSPSEMLNEKVDADRDPYYVLGACNPSVADRALDATDKRMGGLFPCNVVVWEENPGTQRVYHVSIMRIARLVGMAPNNDEMGDIIAETGELVDEAFENLYR; encoded by the coding sequence ATGACGCTCCCAATCGATCCGGCGCAGATCGACCCCAACGAGATCGGTACCGAACAGACGACCCTGGAGATGGACCACGATGAGGCCATCGAGCACGTGCGCGAAGCGTTCACCGACGCCGGGTTCGGCATCCCCGTCGAGTTTTCGCCATCCGAGATGCTCAACGAGAAGGTTGACGCCGACCGGGATCCCTACTACGTGCTTGGCGCGTGCAACCCGTCTGTGGCCGATCGCGCGCTCGACGCGACCGACAAGCGGATGGGCGGGCTGTTCCCCTGCAACGTCGTCGTCTGGGAGGAAAACCCGGGCACGCAGCGCGTCTATCACGTCTCGATCATGCGCATCGCGCGACTCGTCGGCATGGCACCGAACAACGACGAGATGGGCGACATCATCGCCGAGACGGGCGAACTCGTCGACGAAGCGTTCGAGAACCTCTACCGATAG
- a CDS encoding universal stress protein, protein MRAIYATDLSAASEATIENETCLDCLRRVGVDEIHLVTVVPSNVHSGMPGMDFEGRRRRALERYRDVMEDAGFDVEAHVVRGTPHRRINGIAESVQAELTIVGSRGQSPLENRVIGSTARNLARTTVVPLLVNRVERATDEPEVVREHLFQRILYATDFSENAERAFDAFIALRHATEEVTLVHVESPKDPSEDPEAQLAELAERLEDWVIDTRIELRYGDAADEILDVEDEVDPATTLIGSRGRSRLRRLMLGSVSEEIVARAAGNVYLVPPPRTA, encoded by the coding sequence ATGAGGGCGATCTACGCGACCGACCTGTCCGCGGCCAGCGAGGCGACGATCGAGAACGAGACGTGTCTGGACTGCCTCCGGCGCGTCGGCGTCGACGAGATCCACCTCGTGACGGTCGTGCCGTCGAACGTCCACTCGGGGATGCCCGGAATGGACTTCGAGGGACGTCGCCGCCGTGCCCTCGAGCGATACCGGGACGTGATGGAAGACGCCGGGTTCGACGTCGAGGCACACGTCGTCCGCGGAACGCCGCACCGACGCATCAACGGTATCGCCGAATCCGTTCAGGCCGAGTTGACGATCGTGGGATCGCGAGGACAGAGCCCGCTCGAGAACCGCGTGATCGGGTCGACCGCGCGGAACCTCGCGCGCACGACCGTCGTCCCGCTGCTGGTCAACCGCGTCGAGCGCGCGACCGACGAGCCCGAGGTGGTTCGAGAGCACCTCTTCCAGCGGATTCTCTACGCGACCGACTTCTCGGAGAACGCCGAACGGGCGTTCGACGCGTTCATTGCTCTTCGCCACGCGACCGAGGAAGTGACGCTCGTCCACGTCGAGTCACCGAAGGATCCCAGCGAGGATCCCGAGGCGCAACTCGCCGAGCTCGCAGAGCGACTGGAGGACTGGGTGATCGACACGCGCATCGAACTCAGGTACGGCGACGCCGCCGACGAGATCCTCGACGTCGAGGACGAAGTCGATCCCGCGACGACGCTGATCGGCTCGCGCGGCCGGAGCCGGCTCCGTCGGCTGATGCTCGGGAGCGTCTCCGAGGAGATCGTCGCCCGGGCAGCGGGGAACGTCTACCTGGTCCCGCCGCCGCGGACGGCCTAA
- a CDS encoding thioredoxin family protein: MTVDTAPDASTATPDEPVHVDGRDELDDTVADYDVVLADFYADWCGPCQMLEPVVETLAEETDAAVAKIDVDANQQLAAAYGVRGVPTLVLFADGEQVTGVQSEDQLRSLIERHTE; encoded by the coding sequence ATGACAGTCGATACCGCTCCCGACGCAAGTACAGCCACGCCCGACGAGCCAGTCCACGTGGACGGACGAGACGAACTTGACGACACCGTCGCCGACTACGACGTCGTGCTCGCAGACTTCTACGCGGACTGGTGCGGTCCGTGCCAGATGCTCGAGCCGGTCGTCGAGACGCTCGCCGAGGAAACCGACGCGGCCGTCGCAAAGATCGACGTCGACGCTAACCAGCAACTCGCCGCCGCATACGGCGTCCGCGGCGTCCCGACGCTCGTGTTGTTCGCCGACGGCGAGCAAGTGACCGGCGTCCAGTCCGAGGACCAGCTGCGGTCGCTGATCGAGAGGCACACCGAGTAA